Proteins encoded together in one Argiope bruennichi chromosome 1, qqArgBrue1.1, whole genome shotgun sequence window:
- the LOC129988642 gene encoding zinc finger protein 37-like isoform X2 encodes MEKQRKSLREKSASSEKDISAISENRKEKDTSKNRSSGKNDKVLLKDHENSNGSSSDEDIFSRKDLKKKKAVSVSNDVFDSLLSQDNKDQSDVSDSAVKKQPESSPRKKTKRTTESHTDSFSSEEDGTALAKHKDKKKKKAKDTKRKQPKRSPNKKVETYADYSSSEEDSLAKNHSTKNTAAQSPEETDSDSEKEQSKKKKRSGKSNPSGAGKASPSKNKKVAKNASNKPLNTDVAFPDQESSDMMPVIGKGEDYEKPFSDQESSEGLPDIEKVFETLEEETAREERNKLFLADRRSKSPSVTKTSPTKNDDGTKSARKKMKTMSPGKKSERNKPSPSKDKKSETSSKHDKPSESISKENDSVVSGDDENDEIDTPVPDLEVKRVRRGRSKTPLSQSNSNSDKESSASRSNTPSKGEKNPTEKQTLSDSVVKKPGRGRPRKLAAPEQNAKLASNSSSQIESSSSKTKEDQLVENETSPKHDRSSESISKENDSVVSGDDENDEIDTPVPDLEVKRAIRGRSKTPLSQSNSNSDKVASANDSNTLSKGEKNPTEKQTLSDSVVKKLGRGRPRKAAVPEQNAKLASNSSSQIESSSSKTKEDQLEENEPKRQSTRETDIGKQKDAAKETASNAQSSLTGNAESPVYAVKSKPSPKKRKSDESQKKSKKQEKVEKHSKANTDKQGKAKKSSSMDNQANSGTESDEDNSPSKNNSKDSGEASSTTRSGEKRKPIYTSSDDSSDSDELSPQPKLDAKGKKIKREFSCHKCNAKFPRTQQLFDHTCEGKRDKGFACERCDKIYKLRSTYVNHKIIHSKKKPYKCGLCGKKSASQSNHLYHMKHSHPGRKPFPCEFFPCEKSYMTRREQIDHHKNHKRFVCPYCDEVFAKDSTLLHHKYKVHEVFFS; translated from the coding sequence atggaaaaacaaagaaaaagtctTCGTGAAAAGAGTGCATCTTCCGAGAAGGATATTTCAGCTATATCTGAAAATCGCAAAGAAAAGGACACATCCAAAAACCGATCCTCTGGAAAAAATGACAAGGTTCTGTTAAAAGATCATGAGAATTCTAATGGTTCCTCTTCAGATGAGGATATTTTTTCGCGAAAAGATCTCAAGAAAAAGAAAGCCGTTTCCGTCTCTAATGACGTGTTTGATTCACTTTTATCTCAAGATAATAAGGATCAGAGTGATGTTTCGGATTCTGCCGTAAAGAAACAACCTGAAAGCAGTCCTAGGAAAAAGACGAAGAGAACTACTGAATCTCATACTGACAGCTTCTCTTCAGAGGAAGATGGAACAGCTTTGGCCAAACATAAagataagaagaagaagaaggctAAGGATACGAAACGAAAACAGCCTAAACGCTCTCCTAACAAGAAAGTTGAGACATATGCAGATTATTCTTCGTCAGAAGAAGATTCATTAGCAAAGAATCATAGCACAAAGAACACAGCAGCCCAATCTCCTGAAGAAACTGATTCAGATTCAGAAAAAGAACaatcgaaaaagaaaaaacgTTCGGGGAAAAGTAATCCTTCTGGTGCTGGGAAAGCTTCAccatccaaaaataaaaaagtggcAAAAAATGCATCGAATAAGCCATTAAACACCGATGTCGCATTTCCTGATCAAGAATCATCTGATATGATGCCAGTCATTGGAAAAGGGGAGGATTATGAAAAACCATTTTCAGATCAAGAATCATCTGAGGGATTGCCGGACATTGAAAAAGTATTTGAGACTCTCGAGGAAGAAACAGCACGAGAAGaacgaaataaattgtttttagctGACCGAAGGAGCAAATCGCCATCTGTAACTAAAACATCACCCACCAAAAATGATGATGGGACAAAAAGTGCTCGAAAGAAGATGAAAACTATGTCACCTGGTAAAAAATCGGAACGGAATAAACCTTCACCTTCAAAGGATAAGAAATCTGAGACTTCTTCTAAGCATGATAAACCGTCCGAATCCATCTCTAAAGAGAATGATTCTGTTGTGTCAGGAGATGATGAAAATGATGAAATCGACACACCAGTGCCGGACTTAGAAGTAAAAAGGGTGAGACGCGGTCGTTCTAAAACGCCTCTTTCTCAGTCCAATTCAAATTCTGATAAAGAATCCTCTGCCAGTCGTAGTAATACCCCATCGAAAGGTGAGAAAAATCCCACAGAAAAACAAACACTTTCTGATTCTGTTGTGAAAAAACCTGGACGTGGACGGCCTCGAAAATTAGCTGCTCCGGAACAAAATGCTAAACTGGCATCTAATTCGAGCTCTCAAATTGAATCTTCATCCTCCAAAACGAAAGAGGACCAGCTGGTGGAAAATGAGACTTCCCCTAAGCATGACAGATCGTCCGAATCCATCTCTAAAGAGAATGATTCTGTTGTGTCAGGAGATGATGAAAATGATGAAATCGACACACCAGTGCCGGACTTAGAAGTAAAAAGGGCGATACGTGGTCGTTCTAAAACACCTCTTTCTCAGTCCAATTCAAATTCTGATAAAGTAGCATCTGCCAATGATAGTAATACTCTATCGAAAGGTGAGAAAAATCCCACAGAAAAACAAACACTTTCTGATTCTGTTGTGAAAAAACTTGGACGTGGACGGCCTCGAAAAGCAGCTGTTCCGGAGCAAAATGCTAAACTGGCATCTAATTCGAGTTCTCAAATTGAATCTTCGTCCTCCAAAACGAAAGAGGACCAGCTGGAGGAAAATGAGCCAAAAAGGCAATCTACTAGGGAAACTGATATTGGGAAGCAAAAGGACGCAGCAAAAGAAACCGCATCAAACGCACAAAGCAGTTTAACAGGCAATGCCGAATCTCCTGTATATGCTGTGAAATCAAAACCATCGCccaagaaaagaaaaagtgatGAGTCgcaaaagaaatctaaaaagcAAGAGAAGGTAGAAAAGCATTCCAAGGCCAATACAGATAAGCAAGGTAAAGCCAAAAAGTCATCTAGCATGGATAACCAAGCGAATTCTGGTACGGAGTCCGATGAAGATAATTCTCCAagtaaaaataactcaaaagatTCAGGTGAGGCCTCTAGCACCACCAGAAGTGGTGAAAAAAGGAAGCCCATTTATACATCATCTGATGATTCTTCCGATTCGGATGAGTTATCCCCGCAACCAAAATTAGAtgcaaaaggtaaaaaaataaaacgtgaATTTTCGTGTCACAAATGCAACGCTAAATTCCCTCGTACCCAGCAACTTTTCGATCATACTTGTGAAGGTAAACGCGACAAAGGATTCGCTTGCGAACGCTGTGACAAAATCTATAAACTGCGGAGCACTTACGTCAATCACAAAATTATCCATTCTAAAAAGAAACCTTACAAGTGTGGGCTCTGCGGGAAAAAATCAGCTTCTCAAAGTAATCACCTTTATCATATGAAACATTCTCATCCTGGTCGCAAGCCATTCCCCTGTGAGTTCTTCCCGTGTGAAAAAAGTTACATGACCAGGAGAGAACAGATAGATCATCATAAGAATCACAAGCGCTTCGTCTGCCCTTATTGTGACGAAGTATTTGCTAAGGATTCTACTCTTTTGCACCATAAGTATAAAGTTCATGAAGTGTTCTTCTCATAA
- the LOC129988642 gene encoding uncharacterized protein PF07_0021-like isoform X1, producing the protein MQNMTEKNHPIVNNIRHRAKKRYDSKIISRDCDCNKCCKKRSNQCNFNEIHTKHNELPNPYDLIKPCYVHLRRLNLWGHDGNKLSNCCPTLSEMNNSKESVVNKKSDKSEHNNSMTKNENLNLSEENKEFIQKRMDLLFETLCQTFSLINAKKAKKRKYKEAKKVDRVVSFSYSAENQRMVNDASTELIDDLYEGKNQSTKICKISYLSNFKNIEENSDKKQNFSENIQQSYEGNDKEIKIPSHKDFNNKHVRDAFSNEIYSEHENKYCKIRKIDPKNNCNVPPLVNSTTKILSRFSAESKQDKIIQANVLHFPLKNKLYNVSSPKTKSNEKFENVFDGNNKVNIEIQKKHAVQKNLKGTTKNYPVDKEFNEKVNLNITNIGKADIVLVDDSDPEIEILEECTVERNLNETTKKYPDDISTLISKKNSHRSNYNKCVEDADAIGTNEYNIPPTIIKDVSNSNILQMEILNKQTKSCSHSADYSISFAKIDKIPNRSTVSEFTVSGEQVLNQEIKEIIPLIKPCYVAVYKLPIDKSMEFIDPIVMNSFCHENASYSVVKHGSKSCIFEAKKVRHSNPTITSPKVNENVNIDDDDVSAINETINVDEIPNVDNVSAIKETIKVDEIPNVETEEDISAVNETTKVSYKKKHLTILPCSVYLEDIRKRYGCKKCEKRRRKLLSKRQKKERKRWLLERYEYVRQWLLKIEECEDWNCELMENMDENFCRNSNEVSVSQENRQICHTSSDILPKYPLDNFEIVDCSVSLERINLNEYLIKNKNAFHHHDLKNPSENLVGSEPNVINIYEIDENFVSDSSFNKLEVESSTSVENISEISVIKPKKMVDNCTTEKPLKNNETADNHSNIICHSDYKCVQCRMPISSDDELYHHLCCGKRKKGYICDFCEKIFVTVQGLQKHMNYHYKFIS; encoded by the coding sequence ATGCAAAACATGACTGAAAAAAATCATCCTATTGTTAACAACATTCGCCATAGGGCCAAGAAAAGAtatgattctaaaattatttctagagATTGTGATTGTAATAAGTGCTGCAAAAAACGTAGTAACCAgtgtaatttcaatgaaatacacACTAAACATAATGAACTACCCAATCCATATGATTTAATTAAACCTTGTTATGTGCATCTTAGGAGACTGAATCTGTGGGGTCATGATGGAAATAAACTATCAAATTGTTGTCCTACTCTTTCTGAAATGAACAATAGTAAAGAGTCTGTTGTCAACAAAAAATCTGACAAGTCTGAACATAACAATTCaatgactaaaaatgaaaatctgaatttATCTGAAGAAAATAAGGAATTCATTCAAAAACGAATGGACTTGCTGTTTGAAACATTATGCCAaactttcagtttaataaatgctaaaaaggccaagaaaaggaaatataaagagGCAAAAAAAGTAGACCGTgttgtttctttttcatatagTGCAGAAAATCAAAGAATGGTGAATGATGCTTCCACAGAATTAATTGATGACTTATATGAAGGAAAAAATCAAAGtactaaaatatgcaaaatttcttatctttcaaattttaaaaatattgaagaaaattctgataaaaagcaaaatttcagtgaaaatatcCAACAGTCATATGAAGGGAAtgataaggaaattaaaattccatCACATAAAGACTTTAACAATAAGCATGTCAGAGACGCTTTTTccaatgaaatatattcagagcatgaaaataaatattgcaaaattcgaaaaattgacCCAAAAAATAACTGCAATGTTCCTCCTCTTGTGAATTCAACAACTAAGATTTTATCTAGATTTTCAGCAGAATCTAAACAAGACAAGATAATTCAAGCTAATGTTTTgcattttcctttgaaaaataaattatacaatgtCTCAAGCCCtaaaacaaaaagtaatgaaaaatttgaaaatgtttttgatggAAACAACAAAGTGAATATTGAGATACAAAAAAAGCATGCAGTCCAAAAAAACCTAAAGGGAACAACAAAGAATTATCCAGTTGATAAGGAATTTAATGAAAAGGTGAAccttaatattacaaatattggaAAAGCTGACATTGTTCTTGTTGATGACAGTGACCCTGAAATTGAAATTCTAGAAGAATGTAcagttgaaagaaatttaaatgaaacaacaaAGAAATATCCAGATGATATTAGTACTCTGATAAGTAAAAAGAATTCTCATAGAAGTAATTATAACAAATGTGTAGAAGATGCTGATGCTATAGGGACTAATGAATACAATATTCCCCCAACTATCATAAAAGATGTATCAAACAGCAATATTTTgcaaatggaaattttgaataaacaaacaaaatcttGTTCTCATTCTGCtgattattctatttcttttgcaaaaattgataaaattccaaATAGAAGCACTGTTTCAGAATTTACTGTAAGTGGTGAACAGGTATTAAATCAAGAAATCAAGGAAATAATACCCTTGATTAAGCCTTGCTATGTTGCTGTTTATAAACTTCCTATTGATAAAAGTATGGAATTTATAGATCCAATAGTAATGAATTCTTTCTGTCATGAAAATGCTTCTTATTCTGTAGTAAAACACGGAAGTAAAAGTTgcatttttgaagcaaaaaaagtTAGGCACTCAAATCCTACTATTACTTCACCAAAggttaatgaaaatgtaaatatagaTGATGATGATGTTTCTGCAATTAATGAAACTATAAATGTTGATGAAATTCCAAATGTTGATAATGTATCTGCAATCAAAGAAACCATAAAAGTTGATGAAATTCCAAATGTAGAAACAGAGGAAGATATTTCTGCAGTTAATGAAACTACAAaagtatcatataaaaaaaaacacttaactATTTTGCCATGCTCTGTTTATTTGGAAGATATCAGAAAGCGATATGGCTGTAAGAAATGTGAAAAGAGAAGAAGGAAATTGCTATCAAAAAGacaaaagaaggaaagaaaaaggtGGCTTTTAGAAAGATACGAGTATGTGAGacaatggcttttaaaaattgaagaatgcGAAGATTGGAATTGCGAATTAATGGAAAATATGGAtgaaaatttttgtagaaattctAATGAAGTGTCAGTTTCCCAAGAAAATCGGCAAATTTGCCATACATCTTCAGATATATTGCCTAAGTATCCTttggataattttgaaattgttgatTGCTCTGTTTCtttggaaagaataaatttaaatgaatatttaattaaaaataagaatgcatTCCAtcatcatgatttaaaaaatccatcTGAAAATCTTGTTGGATCAGAGCCTAATGTCATAAACATAtatgaaattgatgaaaattttgtCTCGGATTCAAGTTTTAACAAGTTAGAAGTGGAAAGTTCTACAAGTGTtgagaatatttcagaaataagtgtcataaaaccaaaaaaaatggTAGATAATTGTACCACTGAAAAacctttgaaaaataatgaaactgcaGATAATCATAGCAACATAATTTGCCATTCTGACTATAAATGTGTGCAATGTCGCATGCCAATTTCTAGTGATGATGAACTTTATCATCACCTCTGCtgtgggaaaagaaaaaaaggttatATCTGcgatttttgtgaaaaaatttttgtaactgtACAAGGGCTTCAAAAACATATGAATTATCACTACaaatttatcagttaa